One part of the Brevundimonas subvibrioides ATCC 15264 genome encodes these proteins:
- a CDS encoding TonB-dependent receptor — protein sequence MKLQTVRQRMLNTTMIGTAALLALAAAPVMMLVAPTEALAQSLTGSLRVTVSGDGGAPLSGATVMVSSPDSLVSRTGVTDADGRVRLAGLDPATNYTVSVTAEGYEAFGVGNVAVVAGRDLSVGYVLVSGAGSTSTVDDIVVTGTSLAAIDVTSAQVSTTLTLGVVEALPTARNYQAYLQLVPGVKPSNGGNPSSRSGVNYAEAGGGIGNSSDNLYYLDGVDVTDPVSGTFGSNFNSEIIQEQQVIVGGVPAEYAGGSGLVSRVITKSGGNEWHGSLNYYLQNDDLVSEDQHTTSGGFSTYDTAFTLGGPIIRDRLWIYGSYQKKNQEDDVLDNTLGSPTFGQLIRSTTRDQDYTFAKLTWQATDNDRLTLTYFGDPTTVSGQSSSAIINRRDFTREQGGDNYKVDYTRTWGDLIVNAYYFNHEAEIIDTAVDSSVRDNVTYRNAFGSNLYQRQLGGRGLNSEETRNREEYGANFEYYLDTGFGSHTFKGGFSFADNTNFQTDSVPGGVTYNSLAPIYSGTTLASYVGSGWTARAITTQDYATFLLPALSGNARARSILDTNADGQVSSAEAGALVFGSSAGNPYGNTNVYRTVRASDGPYTLRLEYTSLYLQDTWTLDQLTVAAGVRAERTEHFASDDSKIASFEWTYAPRLSVVYDLNGDGRSKVFGFVGRYYDPIRTDMTDFAGALTGPVNNEQIYVSNGAGGEWVTFRTRGPGDAQISPGTKTPYTDEFMIGGSTTIGSDIGIAASVTHRVTKDIMEDFDLTLYSDPTCTQATCGVNGAAFPGSPFYLPYSYFGYDANPGTNYVIGTLPGGKREYTGFELTVTKFKTDNWFGQASYTYNKAEGNANSDGNADFVGDWLALDPRAPNVYGPQAGNIPHQFKAYGGYEFDFGLEVSSVFNWNSGALYTPGSAISGRIIPDMQDPFVFNGVTDSYLVEGITGSEQNPSYYTWDLRFKYVADAPYVAGELEFFLDVFNVMNHQTATGVVNNRAGSGQFLYQEANAWVAPRRAYLGVRYSF from the coding sequence TTGAAACTCCAAACTGTCCGTCAGCGCATGCTGAACACCACGATGATCGGCACCGCGGCCCTGCTGGCGCTCGCCGCCGCCCCGGTGATGATGCTGGTCGCCCCGACTGAAGCCCTGGCCCAATCCCTGACCGGCTCGCTGCGCGTGACGGTGTCGGGCGACGGCGGCGCGCCGCTCTCCGGCGCGACCGTGATGGTGAGCTCGCCGGACAGCCTGGTGAGCCGCACCGGCGTGACCGATGCCGACGGCCGCGTCCGCCTGGCCGGCCTCGACCCCGCCACCAACTATACCGTGAGCGTGACGGCCGAGGGCTATGAGGCGTTCGGCGTCGGCAATGTCGCCGTCGTGGCCGGCCGCGATCTCAGCGTCGGTTATGTGCTGGTCAGCGGTGCCGGCTCCACCTCCACCGTCGACGACATCGTCGTCACGGGGACCTCGCTGGCCGCCATCGACGTGACCTCCGCGCAGGTCAGCACCACCCTGACGCTGGGCGTCGTGGAAGCCCTGCCGACCGCCCGTAACTATCAAGCATACCTGCAGCTGGTTCCCGGCGTGAAGCCCTCGAACGGCGGCAACCCGTCGTCGCGTTCGGGCGTCAACTACGCCGAGGCCGGCGGCGGCATCGGCAACTCGTCGGACAACCTCTACTACCTCGACGGCGTCGACGTGACCGACCCGGTCTCCGGCACCTTCGGCTCCAACTTCAACTCCGAGATCATCCAGGAACAACAGGTCATCGTCGGCGGCGTGCCGGCTGAATACGCCGGTGGTTCGGGCCTGGTCTCGCGCGTCATCACCAAGTCGGGTGGTAACGAGTGGCACGGTTCGCTCAACTACTACCTCCAGAACGACGACCTGGTATCCGAAGACCAGCACACGACCTCGGGCGGCTTCTCGACCTATGACACGGCCTTCACCCTGGGCGGCCCGATCATTCGCGACCGTCTGTGGATCTATGGCTCGTACCAGAAGAAGAACCAGGAGGACGACGTCCTCGACAACACCCTCGGCAGCCCGACCTTCGGCCAGCTGATCCGGAGCACGACGCGCGACCAGGACTACACCTTCGCCAAACTGACGTGGCAGGCCACGGACAACGACCGCCTGACCCTGACCTACTTCGGCGATCCGACCACGGTCAGTGGCCAGAGCTCTTCCGCGATCATCAACCGTCGCGACTTCACGCGCGAGCAGGGCGGCGACAACTATAAGGTCGACTACACGCGGACTTGGGGCGACCTGATCGTCAACGCCTACTACTTCAACCACGAAGCCGAGATCATCGACACCGCTGTGGACAGCAGTGTTCGCGACAACGTCACCTATCGCAACGCCTTCGGCTCTAACCTCTACCAGCGTCAGCTGGGCGGTCGTGGCCTGAACTCCGAAGAAACCCGCAACCGCGAGGAGTACGGCGCCAACTTCGAGTACTATCTCGACACCGGCTTCGGTTCGCACACGTTCAAGGGCGGCTTCTCGTTCGCGGACAACACCAACTTCCAGACCGACTCGGTTCCGGGCGGCGTGACCTACAACTCGCTGGCCCCGATCTACAGCGGCACCACGCTGGCCTCCTATGTCGGGTCGGGCTGGACGGCGCGCGCGATCACGACGCAGGATTACGCCACCTTCCTCCTGCCGGCGCTGAGCGGCAATGCTCGCGCCCGGTCGATCCTGGACACCAACGCTGACGGACAGGTCTCGTCCGCAGAAGCCGGTGCCCTAGTGTTCGGCAGCAGCGCAGGCAACCCCTACGGTAACACCAACGTCTATCGGACCGTTCGCGCCTCCGATGGCCCGTACACGCTGCGCCTCGAGTACACCTCGCTGTACCTGCAGGACACCTGGACGCTGGACCAGCTGACCGTCGCCGCCGGCGTTCGCGCCGAACGGACCGAGCATTTCGCGTCCGACGACAGCAAGATCGCCTCGTTCGAATGGACCTACGCGCCGCGCCTGAGCGTCGTGTATGACCTGAACGGCGACGGCCGCAGCAAGGTGTTCGGCTTCGTCGGTCGCTACTACGACCCGATCCGCACCGACATGACGGACTTCGCCGGGGCCCTGACCGGCCCGGTGAACAACGAGCAGATCTACGTCAGCAACGGCGCGGGCGGCGAGTGGGTCACCTTCCGGACGCGGGGACCGGGCGACGCCCAGATCTCGCCCGGCACCAAGACGCCCTATACGGACGAATTCATGATCGGTGGGTCGACCACCATCGGGTCCGACATCGGCATAGCGGCCTCGGTTACGCACCGCGTGACCAAGGACATCATGGAAGACTTCGACCTGACGCTGTACTCGGATCCGACCTGCACGCAGGCGACCTGCGGCGTGAACGGTGCGGCCTTCCCGGGATCGCCGTTCTACCTGCCGTATTCCTACTTCGGCTACGACGCGAACCCCGGCACCAACTATGTCATCGGCACCCTGCCGGGCGGCAAGCGCGAGTACACCGGCTTCGAGCTGACCGTGACGAAGTTCAAGACCGACAACTGGTTCGGTCAGGCGTCCTACACCTATAACAAGGCCGAAGGTAACGCGAACTCGGACGGCAACGCGGACTTCGTCGGCGACTGGCTCGCGCTCGATCCGCGCGCCCCGAACGTCTACGGCCCGCAGGCTGGCAACATTCCGCATCAGTTCAAGGCCTACGGCGGCTACGAGTTCGATTTCGGTCTGGAAGTCTCCAGCGTGTTCAACTGGAACAGCGGCGCCCTCTACACGCCCGGTTCGGCCATCTCCGGCCGCATCATTCCGGACATGCAGGATCCGTTCGTGTTCAACGGCGTCACCGACAGCTACCTCGTCGAAGGCATCACCGGCAGCGAACAGAACCCCAGCTACTACACCTGGGACCTGCGCTTTAAGTACGTCGCCGACGCGCCCTACGTGGCCGGCGAGCTGGAGTTCTTCCTCGACGTCTTCAACGTCATGAACCACCAGACGGCGACCGGAGTGGTCAACAACCGCGCCGGCAGCGGCCAGTTCCTCTACCAGGAAGCCAATGCCTGGGTCGCCCCGCGTCGCGCCTATCTGGGCGTCCGCTACTCGTTCTGA
- a CDS encoding TIGR01244 family sulfur transferase, which produces MNIRANALSAGVWAAPQIGLDDVPELARLGIRRIVSHRPDSEEPGQPSAAEMSAVATANGMEFVHAPVSGMPGPDAVKATAGALEDGSPVLMFCRSGTRSTFAWALAMRSLDRADADTLRATAAAAGYDLSRLPL; this is translated from the coding sequence GTGAACATTCGAGCGAACGCGCTGTCGGCGGGCGTCTGGGCCGCGCCACAGATCGGACTGGACGACGTGCCCGAGCTGGCGCGCCTGGGAATCCGGCGCATCGTCAGCCACCGCCCGGACAGCGAGGAGCCCGGGCAGCCCTCGGCGGCCGAGATGTCGGCGGTGGCGACCGCGAACGGCATGGAGTTCGTCCATGCTCCCGTCAGCGGCATGCCCGGTCCAGACGCTGTGAAGGCGACAGCCGGGGCGCTCGAGGACGGATCGCCCGTGCTGATGTTCTGCCGATCCGGCACCCGGTCGACCTTCGCCTGGGCGCTGGCGATGCGATCCCTCGATCGCGCGGATGCGGACACATTGCGCGCGACCGCCGCGGCGGCCGGCTATGACCTCAGCCGGTTGCCGCTCTAG
- a CDS encoding MBL fold metallo-hydrolase: MSAVQAIPFVRAFDFQYGRADQVSPLIQRVICNNPGPFTFTGTGTYIVGHSRPGSSVAVIDPGPLDDAHLAALMSAVEGRTVSHILVTHTHRDHSPLARPFADVVRAPVLAARPPARDTHASGPLDEEEDAVFAPDTILTGGEAIAGDGWTLRALFTPGHASNHMAFALEDENALFCGDHIMGWSTTVVAPPDGNMSDYLLSLDVVIAEGFSTLWPTHGAPVTEPAPFLAAYRRHRLDREAQILARLVAGDRTIAQMVPVLYAAVDQRLWAAAGLSVWAHLIKLVNDGRVVTDGEPTLSATYRPA, from the coding sequence ATGTCCGCAGTCCAGGCGATCCCCTTCGTCCGCGCCTTCGATTTCCAGTACGGCCGCGCCGACCAGGTCTCGCCCCTGATCCAGCGGGTGATCTGCAACAACCCCGGCCCCTTCACCTTCACCGGTACCGGCACCTATATCGTCGGCCACTCCCGTCCGGGATCGTCCGTCGCCGTGATCGACCCCGGTCCCCTGGACGACGCCCATCTGGCCGCGCTGATGTCGGCCGTCGAGGGCAGGACCGTCAGCCATATCCTGGTGACCCATACCCACCGCGACCACTCTCCCCTCGCCCGCCCGTTCGCGGATGTCGTGCGAGCCCCGGTCCTGGCCGCCCGCCCGCCCGCCAGGGACACCCATGCGTCCGGCCCGCTGGACGAGGAGGAGGATGCCGTCTTCGCGCCCGACACGATCCTGACCGGGGGCGAGGCGATCGCCGGCGACGGCTGGACCCTGCGGGCGCTGTTCACGCCCGGTCACGCCTCGAATCACATGGCCTTCGCGCTGGAGGACGAGAACGCGCTGTTCTGCGGCGACCACATCATGGGCTGGTCAACGACCGTCGTCGCGCCGCCGGACGGCAACATGAGCGACTATCTGCTCAGCCTCGACGTCGTGATCGCGGAAGGGTTCTCGACCCTGTGGCCTACCCATGGCGCGCCGGTCACCGAGCCGGCGCCGTTCCTGGCCGCCTATCGCCGGCACCGTCTGGATCGGGAGGCGCAGATCCTCGCCCGCCTGGTCGCCGGGGACCGCACGATCGCGCAGATGGTCCCGGTCCTGTATGCGGCGGTCGATCAGCGGTTGTGGGCCGCCGCCGGCCTGTCGGTGTGGGCGCATCTGATCAAGCTGGTGAACGACGGGCGTGTGGTGACGGACGGCGAACCGACCCTGTCTGCGACCTACCGACCGGCCTGA
- a CDS encoding DUF1499 domain-containing protein produces the protein MAGRRATPGLMAVRAAMVATLAGPLLAIVAVLLVGADAVSLETGLDLLTLKVALALSVLAVVVALVAMVIAFRTSPRLGVMALATLVVAVGISGAFLWRAQVMAIAGPLDVTTDLADPPTIANAAGPSVACPGVSAPMTQFAQGTAGWAMQQAGFRITGASLFQIRGERTGAVFGLTHEAVIRIRPGQTDVRVVARYDRADGGENCRLATKLVDALQAGR, from the coding sequence GTGGCCGGTCGCAGGGCCACGCCGGGCTTGATGGCCGTCCGGGCCGCCATGGTCGCGACCCTCGCCGGGCCGCTGCTAGCGATCGTCGCGGTGCTGCTGGTCGGAGCGGACGCGGTTTCGCTGGAGACCGGGCTGGACCTGCTGACGCTGAAGGTGGCTCTGGCTCTGAGCGTGCTGGCGGTGGTGGTCGCCCTGGTCGCGATGGTGATCGCGTTCCGGACGTCTCCCCGGCTGGGCGTGATGGCCCTGGCCACCCTGGTCGTCGCCGTCGGGATCTCTGGAGCCTTCCTGTGGCGCGCGCAGGTGATGGCGATCGCCGGTCCTCTGGATGTGACGACCGATCTGGCCGATCCGCCGACCATTGCCAATGCTGCGGGCCCCAGCGTCGCCTGTCCGGGCGTATCGGCCCCCATGACCCAGTTCGCGCAGGGAACGGCGGGATGGGCCATGCAGCAGGCCGGTTTCCGGATCACCGGCGCCAGTCTGTTCCAGATTCGCGGCGAGCGCACCGGCGCCGTCTTCGGCCTGACGCACGAGGCTGTGATTCGCATCCGGCCCGGCCAGACCGATGTGCGCGTCGTCGCCCGTTACGACCGGGCCGACGGCGGCGAGAACTGTCGCCTCGCCACCAAGCTGGTGGATGCGCTTCAGGCCGGTCGGTAG
- a CDS encoding long-chain-fatty-acid--CoA ligase, whose amino-acid sequence MLGLMQDWPLTVDRILDHSKNWHGHREVVTRSVEGPVVRTTYGQIHGRAKQVSNVLKEWGVQRGDRVATLAWNTGNHIEAWYGIMGIGAVCHTLNPRLFPEQLIYIINHAGDRIIFVDLTFVPLLEAILPHCPSVERVVVMTDAFHMPATKLPRAECYEAVLQGVSQDCVWGDFDEQTACGLCYTSGTTGNPKGVLYSHRSNFIHTLLGMQSTVLGPSPKEVILPVVPMFHANAWGIAFAGPASGAKLVMPGAKMDGASIYELIVSEGVTFSAAVPTVWQGLLTHLRENKLTIPTVKRVLIGGSAVPESLIRAFHDEFGIEVAQGWGMTETSPIGTMSILTPELEALPYDEGMKWRIKQGIPPLGVELKLKNYAGQEMPHDGTTYGRLMIKGPTIARAYFRDEGGDILDHEGFFDTGDVSTIDEYGFMQITDRAKDVIKSGGEWISSIEIENIAVGHPKVELAAVIGAAHPKWDERPVLIVKLKPGETQDKQEHLDFLVGKIAKWWMPDDVVFVDDIPLGATGKIDKKTLREQLKDYRLPTSVEPART is encoded by the coding sequence ATGCTGGGTTTGATGCAGGACTGGCCACTGACGGTCGATCGTATCCTCGACCACTCGAAGAACTGGCACGGCCACCGCGAGGTGGTGACCCGTTCGGTCGAAGGGCCGGTCGTGCGGACCACCTATGGCCAGATCCACGGTCGCGCCAAACAGGTGTCGAACGTCCTCAAGGAGTGGGGCGTCCAGCGCGGCGACCGGGTCGCGACCCTGGCCTGGAACACCGGCAATCATATCGAGGCCTGGTACGGCATCATGGGGATCGGCGCGGTGTGCCACACCCTGAACCCGCGCCTGTTTCCCGAGCAGCTGATCTACATCATCAACCACGCCGGCGACCGGATCATCTTCGTCGATCTGACCTTCGTGCCGCTGCTGGAAGCGATCCTGCCGCATTGCCCCAGCGTCGAGCGCGTCGTGGTCATGACCGACGCCTTCCACATGCCGGCGACGAAACTGCCCAGGGCCGAATGCTATGAGGCCGTCCTGCAGGGCGTGTCACAGGACTGCGTCTGGGGTGACTTCGACGAACAGACGGCCTGTGGCCTCTGCTACACCTCGGGCACGACAGGGAACCCCAAGGGAGTCCTGTACTCGCACCGGTCGAACTTCATCCACACCCTGCTGGGCATGCAGTCCACGGTGCTGGGGCCCTCGCCGAAGGAAGTCATCCTTCCGGTCGTGCCGATGTTCCACGCCAACGCCTGGGGCATCGCCTTCGCCGGTCCGGCCTCGGGGGCCAAGCTGGTCATGCCGGGTGCCAAGATGGACGGCGCCTCCATCTATGAACTGATCGTGTCCGAGGGCGTGACCTTCTCCGCCGCCGTGCCGACGGTGTGGCAGGGGCTTCTGACCCATCTGCGCGAGAACAAGCTGACCATCCCGACCGTCAAGCGCGTGCTGATCGGCGGCTCTGCCGTTCCCGAAAGCCTGATCCGCGCCTTCCACGACGAGTTCGGCATCGAGGTGGCCCAGGGCTGGGGCATGACCGAGACCTCGCCCATCGGCACCATGTCGATCCTGACGCCCGAACTCGAGGCCCTGCCTTACGACGAGGGCATGAAGTGGCGCATCAAGCAGGGAATTCCCCCGCTGGGCGTCGAGCTGAAGCTGAAGAACTATGCCGGTCAGGAGATGCCGCACGACGGCACGACCTACGGCCGCCTGATGATCAAGGGGCCGACGATCGCCCGCGCCTATTTCCGCGACGAGGGCGGCGACATCCTGGACCACGAAGGCTTCTTCGATACCGGCGACGTCTCGACGATCGACGAATACGGCTTCATGCAGATCACCGACCGCGCCAAGGACGTCATCAAGTCCGGCGGCGAATGGATCAGCTCCATCGAGATCGAGAACATCGCCGTCGGTCACCCGAAGGTCGAGCTGGCCGCCGTGATCGGCGCGGCCCATCCCAAATGGGACGAGCGGCCGGTGCTGATCGTCAAGCTGAAGCCCGGCGAGACGCAGGACAAGCAGGAGCACCTGGACTTCCTGGTCGGCAAGATCGCCAAATGGTGGATGCCCGATGACGTGGTCTTCGTGGACGACATCCCACTGGGCGCGACGGGCAAGATCGACAAGAAGACCCTGCGCGAACAGCTGAAGGACTATCGCCTGCCGACCTCGGTCGAGCCGGCCCGGACCTGA
- a CDS encoding TetR/AcrR family transcriptional regulator, which translates to MARTRNAEKFDAQRQGLLAAAGACFIRLGFHAASIADICAEAGGISPGRLYHYFPSKQAMVEALVAEERAEVALLFGAVSAIEDPLEAIVSLVERGVELGCQRDYGVLATEIVGESLRSAEVGRIVRYAERDYRERLIALLADARTARARQDEPVWAAKDDDRLARGLTMIVDGASVRALLEPSSLKTLTREAVDLARLLVLSACR; encoded by the coding sequence ATGGCCCGGACCCGAAATGCGGAGAAGTTCGACGCGCAGCGGCAGGGGCTGCTCGCGGCGGCGGGCGCCTGCTTCATCCGTCTGGGCTTTCACGCGGCGAGCATTGCGGACATCTGTGCCGAGGCGGGCGGCATCAGCCCGGGCCGGCTCTATCACTATTTTCCCTCCAAGCAGGCGATGGTGGAGGCCCTGGTCGCCGAGGAGCGGGCGGAGGTGGCCCTGCTTTTCGGCGCTGTCTCGGCGATAGAGGACCCGCTGGAAGCGATCGTGTCGCTGGTCGAGCGGGGCGTCGAACTCGGGTGCCAGCGCGACTATGGCGTGCTGGCGACCGAGATCGTGGGCGAGAGCCTGCGCAGTGCCGAGGTCGGGCGGATCGTCCGCTACGCCGAGCGCGACTATCGCGAGCGGCTGATCGCGCTTCTGGCCGACGCCCGGACGGCGCGCGCACGTCAGGACGAACCGGTCTGGGCTGCGAAGGACGACGACCGGCTGGCGCGCGGTCTGACGATGATCGTCGACGGCGCGTCGGTGCGCGCCTTGCTGGAGCCGTCGTCGCTGAAGACCCTGACGCGCGAGGCGGTCGACCTCGCGCGCCTGCTGGTGCTGTCGGCCTGCCGCTGA